The Drosophila innubila isolate TH190305 chromosome 2L unlocalized genomic scaffold, UK_Dinn_1.0 4_B_2L, whole genome shotgun sequence genome segment tttaatatttctgaCATTTGTTTTGAGCTTTTGCAGCGCAATATTATTGTCATTTAATAttcttgtttttcttcaattttttttttgtatttggaaattgctttttatttttgttatttttttgtgatttggCTTTATTAATGCTGACACaattatgtaataatttttaattattcttaagCTATTAAGTATTTACAAAGCTCAACTTCAAACAAGAACTTTTAACGGCATTTAATTTCTGTGTAAATTTTGATcgaacgatttttttttaatattctttaactCTAATTGTTCTTACAAACTtctataattttcataatattttgtaaagtatattttaaataagaaacaacacgtattttatttgtcttaGAATTTTCTATTCGTAACTATGGATAATTTGTAATAACGATACTTAATATGTGTCTCTTGTGCCTTTATAACATTTCTGTTGTTTTAATACTAAGcatgaaaatgtatttgaaatttgaactcgatcaatttaattttaattataatcaaaattatgtACATCATGTAATATGCtaattattcatattattaCTGGCTTTTTCAAATGTTCCATCGAAGAAAAAGTATTCAATAAATTCGTGTTGATGTTTTGACAGTTTAAATAACTGTTGCAAATtgcttgaaattgaaattgcgtCTTGGCCGCTTTAAGCCACAAACCAAATGATGAGGAGGGGCAACTAACGATGTCGAGAGACCTCAGGCTCGATCTGCACATGGatctcgtcgtcgtcgttatTGTGCTCATCCTCGATCACTCATCGTTTGCGATTATAGGCGCCAAGCGAGGACTGCCTTCATTCTTTCATTTCGTGAGCATTCGCGCCAAGCTCGAGCAGCTCATGTGGCTCAGCATTCAGCTAgtttaagatatatttttaataataataattgaaatgaattatAATGCAGGTTTCGTACATACCCGGTCTACGCTTGCCAAATCGTTCTTCGATAGATGATTAACCAAAATTGTGCCCAGAGCATCGCACATGACGTTGATGGTGGTACGGAATCGATCGCTGTAAATGAATGTGATCAAACTAGGATCTGTCAGCAGATATATTTAGTTGGTACTTACAGCAGCCAATCCACTGCAATAATCAGAGACACATCCTTGGGCTCCAGACCCACAGTATCCAGTACCATCACCATTGTAACCAGACCTGCCTGTGGTATGCCCGCAGCACCAATAGAAGCTGCCGTCGCCGTTATACTAACCGCCACAATGGTGCCAAAGGAGTAACTCATCTCACGATATTGGGCGATAAAGAGAGCTGCCACAGCCTCATACAAGGCGGTGCCATCCATGTTGATCGTGGCACCCACGGGTATGACGAAACGTGTTACACGCGGATCGATTCCCATGTTATCCAAACATTTGATGGTCAGGGGCATGGTGGCCGAGCTGGAGCCCGTACCGAAGGCAGTGGCCAATACCTGACTCAGTTTGGCTATGAAGCGATATGGCAATTGACGTGTGCCCAAAAAGAATATAAGCGCAATGGTACCTaagtttcaaatataaaatcatcATTATATTATCATGAAATGTGCTTTATTTCAAGAGATCAGCTTACCAAAGCCATGCAGGAAGAGACCTATCATCACGGTTATAAAATACCATCCTAATGACTGTATTGTTGCCGCTATAGACTCCATCTCAATAATCTTAGCTGCTATCAAAAAGGCCACGCCGAGTGGAGAAATCCTAACGTTTTCATTAGTTTCATCAGTTAGAAACTTAAGATTACATTGTTTTACGTACTCACCAAATTACCCAAGATGTTATTGTCATCATTGCCTCACTGAGCGTGGTAAAGAAATCCTGCAGAAGTTGTCCCTTCTCTCGCATCCGTCCAATTGTTGTGCCCAAGATCACACTGAACATGACCAGGCCAAGCACATTGGAACCCTCACGTTGCGCCGACTTGAATTCCCAATTCTCCATGGGCTCTGTAAGATCAAAGTGGTAACACCGATCGTCcccataaaataaatatatatatatatatatatttactcaCGTGCTGGCGAAATGCTGGTGTTTTCAAATATCTCCGTGCGATGCTGTAAGAATAGCAGTTGATAAAACTTACTTGTAACTATCAAagcttatatatttaattgaaaatgtgtgCGAAGCACTTAAATAGGATTAGGATACACAAAGATCATTTAGGTCCATATTCGGGAACGGAATATACAATTTCAGATTCTTTAGAAGAAATTATGTATATAGCAACTTATCAAATTATAGAGCATTTGATTTCTCTATTACAATAAACTTTCTGATTAGTTGAAAGTAaagtttttgacttttatgtAAGTGAGTATTCTTCCTATGAACTGATCTTTATGTCAACAAGTGTTTgagtaaatgaaattaatgtaATTCTGTCAATTTTacctatacatatgtactttatatatatacgagtatagttatatatatataccatatatatatcaagAACTGTCCGAGTTGAGTACTTTGATTCAATTTGATTCATACTCGTATATTATGACTGTGTCTGT includes the following:
- the LOC117781009 gene encoding excitatory amino acid transporter 1, coding for MTRPKQNASKFKSFMQENVLTMATVIGVFVGGLVGFIIKNSTGEWTKREIMYISFPGEIFLRMLKCLIVPLLVSSITSAIGGLDLSMSSKIATRAITYYFVTTISAVILGICLVTTIRPGQGAKIVETRTETIDKASKVLTPDTLMDLVRNMFTDNIIQSTMFQHRTEIFENTSISPAQPMENWEFKSAQREGSNVLGLVMFSVILGTTIGRMREKGQLLQDFFTTLSEAMMTITSWVIWISPLGVAFLIAAKIIEMESIAATIQSLGWYFITVMIGLFLHGFGTIALIFFLGTRQLPYRFIAKLSQVLATAFGTGSSSATMPLTIKCLDNMGIDPRVTRFVIPVGATINMDGTALYEAVAALFIAQYREMSYSFGTIVAVSITATAASIGAAGIPQAGLVTMVMVLDTVGLEPKDVSLIIAVDWLLDRFRTTINVMCDALGTILVNHLSKNDLASVDRLNAEPHELLELGANAHEMKE